The DNA segment ATTACCGCCTCTTCGGGAAAGAGTGAGTGATATCGAAGAGCTTACTTATAACTTTCTGAAGAACTTTTCTCTAAAAACCGGCAAAAAAATATCCGGCTTTTCAAAAGAGTACGGAGAAGCTCTAAAAAAACATCCCTGGAAAGGAAACATCCGTGAGCTACGGAATGTCATTGAAAGAAGCACTATTCTTACCGATGGAGAGGAGCTTCAGGTAGAATCGCTCCCTCAGGATTTTCAATATGATCAGGAAATCAATATAAAAGGTAAAATCCTTTCGGCTTTTGAGCTGGCAGGTGCCGAAAAAATTCATATCCAAAAAGTCCTGAACTATGCCAATGGAAACAAAACCAAAACGGCAGAACTTTTAGGCATCGCGCTTACAACATTATACAGGAAAATAGAAGAATATCAGATTAAGTAGAGAGAGAGAGGTAAGAGGTGAGAAGTAAGAAGTAAGAAGTAAAGTGAAATGGAAAACGTAATAAATATTGCAGCGAATTTCACCCTCTCACCTGTCACTTCTCACTTTTTACTTTCAATTACCAGTTCTCACTCAAATAAATCCTTTCATAATAACAGCATCAACCCTTTCATTTTGAAAGGGTTTTTTGTTGTTTAAAGTCTATATTAAATTTTAATATAATGAAATTCAGAATTTTATATCAAAAATTCTCAGCTGGACCAGCATTTGAAAAATAGTATGGCATAACAATAATCGTTCGCTATGCAAAAATGGAAAATCAGGATGTACAGGAAAACAAAGACCTGGCATTTATTAGCAATCTTCTATGGCCTTTTGGTCTGCTTCGCAATTACATACAGAATTTTTAATCAATAAAACATGACACTTTTATTAACCATCTCGGGTATTGTACTTTTTGTACTTTTTTTTCTAACCGTAAAATATTTTGAAAAAATATGACAGCATTATTCATCATCGCCATCGCCGTATTTGTTTACATAGGCTACGTGCTGATAAAACCGGAAAAATTTTAAAACCGGTAAAAAGTGAAACGTGAAAAGTAAGACGTCCTTCTGATGTTCTTTATTATAGCTAATCACCACTTACCTCTTATTTACAACATCTAACTATCTAAAAAATGAATACAGAAATTGCAGGAATTTTTCTTATGTATGCTCTCGTGGTTTTGTTTGCAATTCCGCTGGGAAGATATATGGGAAAGATCTTTACCAAAGAAAAAACCTGGCTGGATAAAATTTTCAATCCTATTGACCAATTATTTTACAAAATTTCCGGTGTAAATCCTGAAAAGGAAATGAACTGGAAACAACACCTTTCTGCTTTACTCACCATCAATATCGTTTGGTTTCTCATTTCCATGTTTGTGCTCACCAATATGGAGTGGTTACCGCTCAATCCGGACTATAACCCTTCAATGAGTGGAGATTTGGCATTCAATACAGCAGTGAGCTTCGTTACCAATACCAACCTTCAGCATTACTCGGGGGAATCCGGATTATCTTATTTAGGACAATTAACCTTAATGCTTTGGCAGTTTATCTCTGCAGCCTGCGGTATTGCTATTGCTGCCGTTGTTTTCCTTGCAATGAAAGAAAGAACTACAGATAAATTAGGGAACTTCTATTATTTATTCATCAGAACCTGTACAAGAGTTTTATTTCCAATTGCTGTAATGGTAGCTTCTTTATTGGCTTTCAGCGGAACTCCGATGACTTTTGAAGGGAAAGACACCATCACCACTTTACAGGGAGATCAAGTGGAAGTAAGCCGCGGCCCGGTAGCCGGATTTGTAGCCATCAAACAGCTGGGCACCAATGGAGGCGGATTTTTCGGTCCAAATTCTGCACATCCACTGGAAAATCCAAGTTATTTTACCAATATTGTAGAAACAGTATCGATAATGCTTATTCCGATTGCGATGGTATTCGCGATGGGTTATGTTTTAAAAAGAAAAAAACTGGCATGGACAATTTTCGGAGTGATGACTGTTGGATTCCTGTTGTTATTAACCCCAACGGTAATTAATGAAGTTAATGGAAACCCTGCTATTGAAAAAATGGGAATCACTCAGAATTTAGGAAGTATGGAAGGAAAAGAAGTTCGCTTCGGACCTGCTGCTTCAGCATACTGGGCCATTAACACCACCGTAACCAGTAATGGTTCTGT comes from the Chryseobacterium nepalense genome and includes:
- the kdpA gene encoding potassium-transporting ATPase subunit KdpA; translated protein: MNTEIAGIFLMYALVVLFAIPLGRYMGKIFTKEKTWLDKIFNPIDQLFYKISGVNPEKEMNWKQHLSALLTINIVWFLISMFVLTNMEWLPLNPDYNPSMSGDLAFNTAVSFVTNTNLQHYSGESGLSYLGQLTLMLWQFISAACGIAIAAVVFLAMKERTTDKLGNFYYLFIRTCTRVLFPIAVMVASLLAFSGTPMTFEGKDTITTLQGDQVEVSRGPVAGFVAIKQLGTNGGGFFGPNSAHPLENPSYFTNIVETVSIMLIPIAMVFAMGYVLKRKKLAWTIFGVMTVGFLLLLTPTVINEVNGNPAIEKMGITQNLGSMEGKEVRFGPAASAYWAINTTVTSNGSVNAMHDSLTPLSGMNTMLGMMVNAFYGGVGVGFLNFYIFIILAVFISGLMVGRTPEFLGKKIEAREMKIAMIIALLHPLLILAGTAIASYMVAHNPAEYGKWLNNPGFHGFSEMLYEFTSSSANNGSGFEGLADNNPFWNIACGIVMLMARYLPIIGPVAIAGSLAAKKYIPESAGTLKTDTATFGLMVFAVIAIVAALSFFPALALGPIAEYFSM
- a CDS encoding potassium-transporting ATPase subunit F; amino-acid sequence: MTALFIIAIAVFVYIGYVLIKPEKF